aaggaaaaggaAAACCTAGGTACTATGTTAACTGAGgatttttcttttgctttttttctcctgTTAGATACGAGAAGGTTATTTCTATCCTGTGCTGTGGCTCTGTTTAGAGCTGTATTTATAATATCTACAGGATAGCCCTGTGCCAATAATCTCTGCTTCAGTTCTTCAGCCTGTACAAAAAACTTTTCATCTGTGTCATTGATGCGTCTAAGACGCAGGAATTGCCCGTATGgtaaagcgttttgtgtgtgttGGGGATGATAGCTTGAGAACTGAAACAAAGAATTGGAGGCTGTCGGCTTTCTATAACCTGATGTGCGGAGTTCACCTCCTTCTGCCTCAATGAGTACATCTAAGAATTCCATTTTTTTGGCATCAACTTTGTGGGTAAATCTGAGGCTCATTTTGTTTTTTTCGTTAAAGAATTCCACAAACTCCCTGAAGCTCGCCGCGGTGCCATCACAAGCGATGAACATGTCATCGACGAATCTGAGATAGCACTGGACAAACTTCAGGAAGGGATTGGCCGTGAACACATATTTTTGTTCGAATGAAGCGacatacagatttgcaaatgtgcAAGCCATGGGGGTGCCcatagccacccccccccccgatttgcCTGTACCACACTTCATCGAATAGGAATGCATTGTTCTTTAGCACAAATGCCAGGGACTCTCAGATCAACTGAATCACATTTTCTGATTTACCGGAGTGTGTCAAAATTTCCCTGATGCAATCCACACCTTTTTCTTGTGGAATGCTCGTATACAAATTTTCTATGTCTATggagctgaggccggcaggtttttgaggcctagcgtgtctttgaaagtcgcgtagcaccgtcctgttagtccggcatccatgagagcagcaacccaagagcgataattggatgcagttcccttatatgggcaggggctggactactgctaattggtccaaacggatgtcaatcaccattacagagatttgtgggtaacacgtgaccaaaggacctccaaaggtcctgcatCATacaatagaggttactagcatggtcacatgaccgaaggtcctgcgacgctaaacaaggtaagcactatacattactatagaatatatctaattattaaatatatacatatatattattattagagatagacttgaggagaggcgactaggggctgtcccacctgaggaaccctacctgaacgcagTCACTCTGACTTTGGGGGCCTCTACACTAGAtacggtatgcaatactgtaccgggacaccacattgcaACACTTGCAATTTTTACATGGGCTATTCCCTTTTGGAGTAGACAAAGTAAGCcaattctcttttttcttttgagCTTGACGCTTTACATTTTTAATCGTGTCACCTATGGTTTTTGTTTGCCAAAAGGTGataattgttttttcttttacaaacTCATGTAATTCAGGATCATGTTCAAAGATGAACCAATtattaaaaaataccttttttttattatatcattcatacacatgcaaaagaaaaaacacatcttTTATTTTCTCGTTTTCTATATGTTTTTCTCAACAACTCATTTCTgggttttttctctatttttgttagtGCTTTGTTAATACATTTCTAAGGATAGCCACGTTCGGATAGTCTACTACACAGATCTTGCAGTTGATGTTTAAATATTTCAGATTTGCTATTGACTCGTTTTAGTCTTAACATCTGGCTATAAGGGATGTTATCCTTCACATATTTTAAATGGGAGCTCTCATAATGTAATAatgagtggctcaggtagtgccgctcatccaggatggcacatcaatgcgagctatggcaagaaggtttgctgcgtctgtcagcgtagtgtccagagcatggaggcgctaccaggagacaggtccgTACatcaggagtagtgttgctcgcgaatattcgcaattcgaattttattcgcgaatatcgcatattcgcgaatattcgcgaatatagcgctatatattcgtaattacgaatatttttttttcacagtacacatcacagtgatcatccctctctgcttccagcttatgtggtgtaagaaggctctaatactactgtgtgagactggtgtgcgaattttcgcatatgcgaaaatttgcatatgctacttttcgcatattcgaatttgcacttatgctattttttgtatatgcgaattttcatatatgcaaattttcgcacacgcgaatatacgcatatgcgaaaataaaacgagaatattacgaatatgcgaatattcgcgaatatgacgaatattcgtccatatatttgcgaatattcgcgaattcgaatatggcctatgccgctcaacactaatcaggaggctgtaggagacaacaacccagcagcaggaccgctacctccgcctttgtgaaaggaggagcactgccagagccctgcaaaatgacctccagcaggccacaaatgttcatgtgtccactgaaatggtcagaaacagactccatgagggtggtatgagggcccgatatccacaggtgggggttgtgcttacaacccGACACCgttcaggacgtttggcattgtCAGAGTACACCAACAttgtcaaattcgccactggagccttgtgctcttcacagatgaaagcaggttcacactgagcacatgtgacagatgtgacagagtctggagatgctgcagagaacgttctgctgcctgcaacatcctccagcatgaccggtttggtggtgggtcagtaatggtgtggggtggcatttctttggggggccgcacagccctccatgtgcttgccagaggtagcctgactgccattaggtaccgagatgagatcctcagaccacttgtgagaccatatgctataTGCAGTTGGCcctaggttcctcctaatgcaagacaatgctagacctcatgtggctggagtgtgtcagcagttcctgacaagaggaaggcattgatgctatggactggcccgtccgttccccagacctgaatccgattgaggacatctgggacatcatgtctcactcaatccaccaacgccacgttgcaccacagactttccaggagttggcggatgctttagtccaggtctgggaggacattcctcaggagaccatccgccacctcatcaggagcatgcccaggcattgtagggaggtcataccggcacatggaggccacatatactactgagcctcattttgacttattttaaggacattacatcaaagttggatcagcctgtagtgtgtttttccacttttgagtgtgactccatatccagacctccatggggtgataaatttgatttccattgataatgtttgtgtgattctgttgtcagcacattcaactatgtaaagacgaaagtatttcatacgattagttcattcattcagatctaggatgtgttatcttagtgttccccttatttttttgagcagtgtatataggaggtagtattatagtagttatattttagtaCCCCTTTCAGGACCTCTCTTTCTTAGCAAAGACATAACAAAGGCCTGCTAGAGAGGTCTACAATCTGAAATGagttttgtttttgtacttttaattttttttgctttattacaGGTGTGGGTGAAAATACTTGGTCTCTACAAGTCTCAAAAGATGTTACAGGCGAGATAGGTAAAGCGGTCTCTTTGCCTTGTTTGTTCAGTCACCCTCACAAGAGCCATGACAGTGGGCTGACAGTCATATGGAGAATCAAACATCCTTACAATGGCACAGTGGTTTTCAAGTGTGTCAGTGAAAGCAGCAGCGACCCTTGTAAAACTACCATCAACTACATGAGCAAGTTCCACCTAATCGGGAACCTTCGTAACAACAACATTTCCATCAGCATCGAGAACCTAACATGGGAGGATAGTAATAGATATTACTGCAGGGTGGAGCTATCCAGAGATAGACATGACAAATACGAAACAAAATCTGGGACGTGGCTGCATTTGTCCGGTAAGATGTTCTCATTCTCCAATGACACTTTCTCATGAattttaaaaggagtactccagtgtaaaaaaaaaaaaattccaaatcaactggtgtcagaaaattatacagatttgtaaattacttctatttaaaaaacgtaatccttccagtacttttcagctgctgtatactacagaggaagttgtgtagttatttccagtgttctttgctgacacctctgcccgtgtcaggaactaatcctcatagcaaacctctacttctctggacagttcctcacacggacagaggtgtcagcagagagcactgtggtcagactggaaataactacacaacttcctctggagcatacagcagctgataagtactgtaatgattaagatttttatatagaagtaatttacaaatctgtattactttctgacatcagttgatttaaaaacatttgttttgcaccggagtacccctttaagtattatgtATTTCAAGTATTAAGGGTATTATGGCTTGATATATTGGAGACACTACAGTGGTAGTACCTGTAAAACTTTGACTTGTAAACAGCAGTAACGATTGTTTCACAAAGTAAGGCATCACAGTAAATACAATGCTTGAGAAGATAAATTAATGGGGGTCTGTCAGCAATTTGGAGCCATCAAGACTTTTGGCAGCCCTATATAGAGGTTGGGGAGGGGAGTGCAATGATACCAGAACGAGACAGACGCTATATAATCTACAGGCTACTGTCCTTTTAAGTGTCCAGAAGGCAGGCTCTCCTGTTAAGGTGCCCCTCACTCTGTATCTGGAGTTCCATGACCCCTCCTCTCAACAACAAAGTCACAGCTTCAGTAATGTCCTGACTGGATACGAAAACTGTCGTCAATCATTGCTGAGAGGAGGGGCCAGAGAACTCTGTGCACTGAACAAGGAAAGCCCACCCACAGGACACTTCCCATGGTGGCCACAAGGACATTAAACAAGATTTGTCTTGGTCTTACAACTTGCATGACGACAGGAGCAGATACAATTCCAATAACCCTGTATAGGGTTGTCTCCTGTCTAGAAGGTTTAATGTTGACTGTCTTTAAGCTTATTGCTGTTGatcataaattaaataaataatatatctaTTTCCAGCCCCTCCAAGGATTGTTAATCTCTCAGTTGCATTTGACAACGCTCGGGGATACCACGCGTTTTGCACAGCTGAAGGAGAGCCAGTACCGTCACTGATCTGGACCGACCCTCTGAACAATCATGAGTATCCAATTCTTCCCAGTCCAATCCTGAAGCATCAGCGGACCTCAGAACTACACCACCTGAGATATGATGGGAAGTACACGTGTGTCGCCACAAACAGTCATGGAAAAGTGGAAGGAGCGGTGTATTTCTTTAAATTTACAGCAGGGGGCAGCAGCAAAATGGGATACATTATACTATGTGCTGCACTGGGAGCTAAAATTCTACTTCTGTTCCTGATGTTTGCAGTGGTCACCTATTACAGCAGAGGTAAGTGTCTGGGGTCAAAATCAGGAATCTGGAGGAGATTTGGGAAATTTGGGCTGGGCTACAACATCAGGGATCTCATTTGAGGTCTTAATTTATTTGGGTCTGGTCTGAGATCTGAGTTTTGGGGTCTGGGTTCTGAATTTTGAGGTTTGGGTTTAAAATTGGTATTATTGAGATGGAAACACAGACTCtgcattaaagtttttttttttttttataaacagatttgtaaattacttctatttataaatcttaatccttccagtacttatcagctgctctatactactgaggaagttctattctttttgcatttcttttctgtctcaccacagtgctctctgctgacacctctgtccaagtcaggaactgtccagagcaggataggtttgctatggggatttgctcctgctgtggacagttcctgacatggacagacgtgtcagcagagagcactgtggtcagactgaaaagaaattcaaaaagaaaagaacttcctcttgagcatacagcagctgataaatactggaaggattgagattttttttttttttttatagaagtaatttgcaaacctgtttaactttctggcaccagttgatttataaaaatgttttcca
Above is a genomic segment from Hyla sarda isolate aHylSar1 chromosome 1, aHylSar1.hap1, whole genome shotgun sequence containing:
- the SIGLEC15 gene encoding sialic acid-binding Ig-like lectin 15; amino-acid sequence: MYDFTTNKGTFANFHIGTPNTCTTLVVPCGARSCEPVDSFRVRTEVTTEFHKLPEARRGAITSDEHVIDESEIALDKLQEGIGRVGENTWSLQVSKDVTGEIGKAVSLPCLFSHPHKSHDSGLTVIWRIKHPYNGTVVFKCVSESSSDPCKTTINYMSKFHLIGNLRNNNISISIENLTWEDSNRYYCRVELSRDRHDKYETKSGTWLHLSAPPRIVNLSVAFDNARGYHAFCTAEGEPVPSLIWTDPLNNHEYPILPSPILKHQRTSELHHLRYDGKYTCVATNSHGKVEGAVYFFKFTAGGSSKMGYIILCAALGAKILLLFLMFAVVTYYSRADNTKSFTDLSRNTQESTYENYNQGSG